The following coding sequences lie in one Eubacterium ventriosum genomic window:
- a CDS encoding M16 family metallopeptidase, protein MQKRTLNNGLKVICYPIEHAMSVEIGLYTRAGARYENKENNGITHLLEHMHFRQLGDMNQKDIYGTTELMGTSLRGTTHKEMLCFNVKVRPKYLEKSLDIFEKILTTYDWTEEQLESEKKIVINEIYEKEDEVTLEKIYDKAIWRKNPLKRGILGSEENVKGFTVDDLVGYKKEIFSKNNVTLVITGAIDEEKSREIFEEFGKIKINEGVERKEKVEVIKGRQFKREPDVKLKNFASWNIVDVQLSFDVDLTKIKENELLFLNSIIGGGDGSYLQTEIRENQGLVYDIYSCVDIFSKESILSIIFSIDKSRLQLSILEIIKILKQLKNIISKKDVDRNMAFFTENLWYWAEETKELNFQLGSDFLNDKEVLTIEDRIMANERIDFQRMREISEMIFRKENMSLIVIGPTKGITENKLRELLYGKYDNEYNEKD, encoded by the coding sequence ATGCAGAAACGTACATTAAACAATGGCTTGAAAGTTATATGTTATCCAATTGAACATGCTATGTCAGTGGAAATTGGATTATATACAAGAGCCGGAGCTAGATATGAGAATAAAGAGAATAATGGGATTACGCACTTGTTGGAACATATGCATTTTAGACAACTGGGAGACATGAACCAGAAAGATATATATGGAACTACGGAACTGATGGGAACTTCGTTACGTGGTACTACACATAAGGAAATGTTATGTTTCAATGTGAAGGTAAGACCTAAGTATTTAGAAAAAAGTCTGGATATTTTTGAAAAAATATTAACAACCTATGATTGGACGGAAGAGCAACTGGAAAGTGAGAAAAAGATTGTTATAAATGAAATTTATGAAAAGGAGGATGAAGTAACTTTAGAGAAAATTTATGACAAGGCTATTTGGCGTAAGAATCCTTTAAAACGCGGAATTTTAGGAAGTGAAGAGAATGTAAAAGGTTTTACGGTAGATGATTTGGTTGGTTATAAGAAAGAAATATTCTCTAAGAATAATGTAACTTTGGTTATAACAGGAGCTATAGATGAAGAAAAGTCCAGAGAAATTTTTGAAGAATTTGGGAAAATAAAAATCAATGAAGGAGTAGAACGAAAAGAAAAAGTAGAGGTTATTAAGGGAAGACAATTCAAAAGAGAACCGGACGTTAAATTGAAAAATTTTGCGTCGTGGAACATAGTGGATGTTCAGTTATCTTTTGATGTGGATTTGACTAAGATTAAAGAAAATGAACTTTTATTTCTAAATAGCATAATTGGAGGCGGAGATGGCTCATATCTTCAAACGGAAATTCGTGAAAATCAGGGCTTGGTTTATGATATTTATTCGTGTGTAGATATTTTTAGTAAGGAATCTATATTGTCTATAATTTTTTCTATAGATAAAAGCAGGCTGCAGTTGAGCATATTGGAGATTATTAAGATTCTAAAGCAGCTTAAGAATATTATTTCTAAAAAAGACGTGGATAGAAATATGGCTTTTTTCACAGAAAATCTATGGTATTGGGCAGAAGAAACTAAAGAATTAAATTTTCAATTAGGTAGTGATTTTCTGAATGATAAAGAAGTGTTAACCATTGAAGATAGAATTATGGCAAATGAAAGAATTGACTTTCAACGAATGAGAGAGATTTCAGAAATGATTTTTAGAAAAGAAAATATGTCTTTAATTGTAATCGGACCAACCAAAGGGATAACTGAAAACAAATTAAGAGAACTATTATATGGTAAATACGATAATGAGTACAATGAAAAAGATTAA
- a CDS encoding HEAT repeat domain-containing protein: MDIWKSEVWKDKYKDHNVRKGLRLKFDRGIDEKLKTGFKEYCRWLRSEYTFPIRVPVYVKNFKKIKAMDGEYVFGTFLGPFNFLEEPYVRVAAGDFKESFEEMGEQAVYQYLCTLTHELTHYFQWLNNSELTQIGKERQATITADRIVQRYVDAKYEEKQQFLHKLEQSAKRREINEAEIDKLRKIAFEDDVNNKILIARILEESKLIESEKILLHLTKDIDDVVRMEACNALSNSDSLEVYEALKGIASKDSVGMVRGYAIVALGDVAVEINKEKEATKFLKNLLKREKTDFAIIDIWAVLYCLGEERWLSYLLEKIDSSKSSERCEVANCLYGIVDEENKEQIKTILQKRREIEKSEEVIESIEEVLNIIKKDYNKKGM, from the coding sequence ATGGACATATGGAAGAGTGAAGTTTGGAAAGATAAATACAAAGACCATAATGTTAGAAAAGGTTTACGTTTAAAGTTTGACAGAGGCATTGACGAGAAATTAAAAACAGGGTTTAAGGAATATTGCAGGTGGTTAAGAAGTGAATATACATTTCCCATAAGGGTGCCTGTATATGTTAAAAATTTCAAAAAGATAAAGGCAATGGATGGGGAATATGTATTTGGAACTTTTTTGGGACCATTCAATTTTCTGGAAGAACCTTATGTAAGAGTTGCAGCAGGAGACTTTAAGGAGTCTTTTGAAGAAATGGGAGAACAGGCGGTTTATCAGTATTTGTGTACATTAACCCATGAGTTGACTCATTATTTCCAATGGTTAAATAATTCTGAATTGACACAAATCGGAAAAGAAAGGCAAGCAACAATTACGGCTGATAGAATTGTACAAAGATATGTTGATGCAAAGTATGAAGAAAAACAACAGTTTCTTCACAAACTAGAGCAAAGTGCAAAACGAAGAGAGATAAATGAGGCGGAAATAGACAAGCTTAGAAAAATTGCTTTTGAAGATGATGTTAACAATAAAATATTAATTGCAAGAATATTAGAAGAATCCAAGTTAATCGAAAGTGAAAAAATATTATTACATCTTACAAAAGATATAGATGATGTTGTAAGAATGGAGGCATGCAACGCCTTAAGTAATAGTGATTCGCTTGAAGTATATGAAGCATTAAAGGGAATTGCTTCAAAAGACAGTGTGGGTATGGTAAGAGGTTATGCCATAGTTGCATTAGGCGACGTAGCTGTAGAGATTAATAAGGAGAAGGAAGCAACAAAGTTCTTAAAGAATTTATTGAAAAGGGAAAAAACTGATTTTGCAATAATTGACATTTGGGCAGTTCTTTATTGTCTGGGAGAAGAAAGATGGCTATCATATCTTTTAGAAAAGATTGATTCATCAAAATCTTCAGAAAGATGTGAAGTAGCAAATTGCTTATATGGAATTGTTGACGAGGAAAATAAAGAGCAAATAAAAACTATATTGCAAAAAAGAAGGGAGATAGAAAAATCAGAAGAAGTTATTGAATCAATAGAAGAGGTACTTAATATTATTAAAAAAGATTATAACAAAAAGGGCATGTAG
- a CDS encoding LytR/AlgR family response regulator transcription factor produces the protein MINIAICDDDTFFIDYIEKVIVEVNGSDKDINFYEYTKGKVFLWDVEDGMDIDLLILDIKLDDAMGDQVAVEFRKKHLNTTLVFCSGFCNPSPEMIKIAPYRFLIKQYSREKMLDECEEIIDYLKNKRTAPMIKGYKEREHFQIESDDIMYISIARRGTNIHVCPRGLKNNNNNVFHCKKKIEDLYEQLKEYNFVYAHNSYIVNLKYIKKRVKEEIELMNGETLSVSRARTAELKKRMVEYMETKYER, from the coding sequence ATGATTAATATAGCGATATGTGATGATGACACTTTTTTTATTGATTACATAGAAAAAGTTATTGTAGAAGTGAACGGAAGCGATAAGGATATAAATTTTTATGAATACACTAAAGGCAAGGTATTTCTGTGGGATGTGGAAGATGGAATGGATATCGACTTGCTGATTTTGGATATTAAACTTGATGATGCAATGGGAGATCAGGTTGCAGTAGAATTTAGAAAAAAACATTTAAATACAACATTGGTTTTTTGCTCAGGTTTTTGTAATCCGTCTCCTGAAATGATAAAGATTGCACCGTATAGATTTTTAATTAAACAGTATTCACGAGAAAAAATGCTGGATGAATGTGAGGAAATAATAGATTATCTTAAAAATAAGAGAACGGCACCAATGATTAAAGGGTATAAGGAAAGAGAGCATTTTCAGATTGAGTCGGATGACATTATGTATATATCAATTGCAAGAAGAGGGACGAACATACATGTGTGTCCAAGAGGACTGAAAAATAACAATAATAATGTATTTCATTGTAAGAAGAAAATAGAGGATTTGTATGAACAGTTGAAGGAATATAATTTTGTATATGCTCATAATAGCTATATAGTAAATTTAAAATACATAAAAAAACGTGTAAAAGAGGAAATTGAATTAATGAATGGGGAAACATTGTCAGTTTCAAGAGCAAGGACTGCAGAGCTAAAAAAACGCATGGTGGAATATATGGAAACTAAGTACGAAAGATAA
- the cysK gene encoding cysteine synthase A: MANIKTSAAELIGKTPLLEVKKFEAKENITDVKILAKLEYFNPAGSVKDRVALKMIEDAEESGKLKPGATIIEPTSGNTGIGIAAVAAAKGYKVIITIPETMSVERRNIMKAYGAELVLTEGAKGMKGAIAKADEIKEATPGSIILGQFVNEANPKAHRETTGPEIWEDTDGQVDIFVAGVGTGGTVTGVGEYLKSKNPDVKVVAVEPKTSPVLSEGKAGAHKIQGIGAGFVPDILNTKIYDEVIAVENEDAFATAKELAKTEGVLTGISSGAALYAAVQLAKRPENKGKNIVALLPDSGDRYYSTPLFQD, translated from the coding sequence ATGGCAAATATTAAAACAAGCGCAGCAGAACTTATTGGAAAGACACCTTTATTAGAGGTTAAGAAATTTGAAGCAAAAGAAAACATTACAGATGTTAAGATTTTAGCTAAATTAGAATATTTTAATCCGGCAGGAAGCGTTAAAGACAGAGTCGCATTAAAGATGATTGAAGATGCAGAAGAAAGTGGAAAGCTTAAACCGGGAGCAACAATTATTGAACCAACATCAGGTAACACAGGTATCGGTATTGCAGCAGTTGCAGCAGCAAAGGGATACAAAGTAATTATTACAATTCCTGAAACAATGAGTGTTGAAAGAAGAAACATTATGAAAGCATATGGTGCTGAATTAGTTCTTACAGAAGGAGCTAAAGGTATGAAGGGTGCTATTGCTAAGGCTGATGAAATTAAGGAAGCAACACCTGGTTCAATTATATTAGGACAGTTTGTTAATGAAGCTAATCCTAAGGCACACAGAGAAACAACAGGACCGGAAATTTGGGAAGATACAGATGGACAGGTTGATATTTTCGTAGCAGGCGTTGGTACAGGTGGAACAGTTACAGGCGTAGGCGAATATTTGAAATCAAAGAACCCTGATGTAAAGGTTGTAGCCGTAGAACCAAAAACAAGCCCTGTTCTTTCAGAAGGAAAAGCCGGAGCACATAAGATTCAGGGTATCGGGGCAGGATTTGTACCTGACATTCTTAACACAAAGATTTATGATGAAGTTATTGCAGTAGAAAACGAAGACGCTTTTGCAACAGCTAAGGAACTTGCAAAGACAGAAGGTGTTCTTACAGGTATTTCATCAGGTGCAGCATTATACGCAGCAGTTCAGTTGGCTAAGAGACCTGAAAACAAAGGCAAAAATATTGTAGCATTATTACCTGATTCAGGTGACAGATATTATTCAACACCTTTATTCCAGGATTAA